One part of the Solanum dulcamara chromosome 3, daSolDulc1.2, whole genome shotgun sequence genome encodes these proteins:
- the LOC129883122 gene encoding CASP-like protein 5B3 — MKDFAGTPGTLTGLFLRIAQSFFAAGAIASMVTSKGFFNVTAFCYLIASMALQVIWSFGLAFLDAYFLAKKKSFHNHVLLSLFVVGDWCTGILSLAAAASSAGVTVLYFHDLGGCSFGEECTKFQLSVALAFLSWISIFISFLIMFWIWAAG; from the exons ATGAAAGATTTTGCTGGCACACCTGGTACTTTAACTGGGCTTTTTCTGAGAATAGCTCAGTCCTTTTTTGCTGCTGGTGCAATTGCTTCAATGGTTACTTCTAAAGGTTTCTTCAATGTCACAGCTTTTTG CTACTTAATAGCCTCAATGGCTTTGCAAGTCATCTGGAGCTTTGGACTTGCCTTTTTGGATGCCTATTTCTTGGCAAAGAAGAAGTCTTTCCACAATCATGTTTTACTTAGCCTCTTCGTAGTTGGAGATTGG TGTACAGGAATACTGTCACTCGCTGCAGCTGCATCTTCAGCTGGCGTAACAGTGTTGTACTTTCATGACTTGGGAGGTTGCAGTTTCGGCGAGGAATGCACCAAGTTTCAGTTATCCGTTGCGCTTGCTTTCCTCAGTTGGATATCGATTTTTATATCTTTTCTAATTATGTTTTGGATATGGGCTGCTGGTTAG
- the LOC129883123 gene encoding WAT1-related protein At2g39510-like isoform X1, producing MAMGTSIDTSKRFKPHILMILAQIAYTLLYFITEASFNNGMNPHVYITYRHIVAGFSMLPFAYFLERKTRPKLTIALLLEIFVLSLLGVSLTLNMYFVSLNYTSPTLLASMVNTIASLTFVLAVILRLEDANIRDPRGIAKIIGTLVSLAGVMTMTLYKGPVVKSLGHPLIYIHRGNGVVHENWLKGSILTAASCITWSIWYIMQAYTLKRYPAQLSLSTWMSFVGAAQSAFYTVIVQHKRTAWTMDFNIDFWSTLYGGIVISGLVVYIQLWCTEQKGPVFVTVFNPLSTVLVAVLAYFVLGEKLYTGSIIGAVIVIIGLQLLLWGKEDPQPEMNEKEQCCKTNEVHHEDPRMQKFTSDADKSNAEP from the exons ATGGCTATGGGGACTAGCATAGACACTTCCAAGAGGTTCAAACCTCACATCCTTATGATTTTGGCTCAAATTGCTTACACATTGTTGTACTTCATAACTGAAGCTTCCTTCAATAATGGAATGAATCCTCATGTCTACATAACTTATCGGCATATTGTTGCCGGTTTTTCCATGCTACCCTTTGCCTATTTTCTTGAAAG AAAGACGAGGCCAAAGTTAACTATAGCTTTGCTGTTGGAAATATTTGTACTCTCTCTACTGGG AGTGAGTTTAACACTGAACATGTACTTTGTGAGCTTGAACTACACCTCTCCGACACTTCTTGCCTCGATGGTCAACACTATAGCTTCCTTAACATTTGTACTAGCAGTCATTCTCAG GTTGGAAGATGCAAACATTCGAGATCCTAGAGGAATAGCAAAAATCATAGGAACCTTGGTTTCCTTGGCTGGGGTTATGACCATGACATTATACAAAGGACCTGTTGTGAAAAGCTTAGGGCATCCTCTCATCTACATCCACAGAGGGAATGGTGTTGTCCACGAGAACTGGTTAAAAGGCTCGATTCTCACTGCTGCTAGCTGCATTACGTGGTCAATATGGTACATCATGCAG GCTTACACTTTGAAAAGATATCCAGCACAACTATCACTGTCTACATGGATGAGTTTTGTTGGTGCAGCACAATCAGCTTTCTACACAGTAATTGTACAGCACAAACGAACAGCTTGGACCATGGATTTCAACATTGATTTCTGGTCTACTCTGTATGGG GGCATAGTGATCTCTGGTTTAGTAGTGTACATACAACTCTGGTGCACTGAGCAAAAGGGACCAGTTTTCGTAACTGTGTTCAACCCACTCTCAACTGTACTAGTTGCAGTTCTAGCATATTTCGTCCTTGGTGAAAAGCTCTACACGGGCAG CATCATTGGAGCGGTAATTGTCATTATTGGACTGCAGTTACTTTTGTGGGGAAAAGAAGATCCACAACCAGAAATGAATGAGAAAGAACAATGCTGCAAAACTAATGAAGTGCATCACGAAGATCCTAGGATGCAGAAATTCACATCAGATGCAGACAAATCTAATGCAGAACCTTGA
- the LOC129883123 gene encoding WAT1-related protein At4g08290-like isoform X2: MAMGTSIDTSKRFKPHILMILAQIAYTLLYFITEASFNNGMNPHVYITYRHIVAGFSMLPFAYFLERKTRPKLTIALLLEIFVLSLLGVSLTLNMYFVSLNYTSPTLLASMVNTIASLTFVLAVILRLEDANIRDPRGIAKIIGTLVSLAGVMTMTLYKGPVVKSLGHPLIYIHRGNGVVHENWLKGSILTAASCITWSIWYIMQAYTLKRYPAQLSLSTWMSFVGAAQSAFYTVIVQHKRTAWTMDFNIDFWSTLYGGIVISGLVVYIQLWCTEQKGPVFVTVFNPLSTVLVAVLAYFVLGEKLYTGSYFCGEKKIHNQK; encoded by the exons ATGGCTATGGGGACTAGCATAGACACTTCCAAGAGGTTCAAACCTCACATCCTTATGATTTTGGCTCAAATTGCTTACACATTGTTGTACTTCATAACTGAAGCTTCCTTCAATAATGGAATGAATCCTCATGTCTACATAACTTATCGGCATATTGTTGCCGGTTTTTCCATGCTACCCTTTGCCTATTTTCTTGAAAG AAAGACGAGGCCAAAGTTAACTATAGCTTTGCTGTTGGAAATATTTGTACTCTCTCTACTGGG AGTGAGTTTAACACTGAACATGTACTTTGTGAGCTTGAACTACACCTCTCCGACACTTCTTGCCTCGATGGTCAACACTATAGCTTCCTTAACATTTGTACTAGCAGTCATTCTCAG GTTGGAAGATGCAAACATTCGAGATCCTAGAGGAATAGCAAAAATCATAGGAACCTTGGTTTCCTTGGCTGGGGTTATGACCATGACATTATACAAAGGACCTGTTGTGAAAAGCTTAGGGCATCCTCTCATCTACATCCACAGAGGGAATGGTGTTGTCCACGAGAACTGGTTAAAAGGCTCGATTCTCACTGCTGCTAGCTGCATTACGTGGTCAATATGGTACATCATGCAG GCTTACACTTTGAAAAGATATCCAGCACAACTATCACTGTCTACATGGATGAGTTTTGTTGGTGCAGCACAATCAGCTTTCTACACAGTAATTGTACAGCACAAACGAACAGCTTGGACCATGGATTTCAACATTGATTTCTGGTCTACTCTGTATGGG GGCATAGTGATCTCTGGTTTAGTAGTGTACATACAACTCTGGTGCACTGAGCAAAAGGGACCAGTTTTCGTAACTGTGTTCAACCCACTCTCAACTGTACTAGTTGCAGTTCTAGCATATTTCGTCCTTGGTGAAAAGCTCTACACGGGCAG TTACTTTTGTGGGGAAAAGAAGATCCACAACCAGAAATGA
- the LOC129883123 gene encoding WAT1-related protein At4g08300-like isoform X3: MAMGTSIDTSKRFKPHILMILAQIAYTLLYFITEASFNNGMNPHVYITYRHIVAGFSMLPFAYFLERKTRPKLTIALLLEIFVLSLLGVSLTLNMYFVSLNYTSPTLLASMVNTIASLTFVLAVILRLEDANIRDPRGIAKIIGTLVSLAGVMTMTLYKGPVVKSLGHPLIYIHRGNGVVHENWLKGSILTAASCITWSIWYIMQAYTLKRYPAQLSLSTWMSFVGAAQSAFYTVIVQHKRTAWTMDFNIDFWSTLYGLLLWGKEDPQPEMNEKEQCCKTNEVHHEDPRMQKFTSDADKSNAEP, translated from the exons ATGGCTATGGGGACTAGCATAGACACTTCCAAGAGGTTCAAACCTCACATCCTTATGATTTTGGCTCAAATTGCTTACACATTGTTGTACTTCATAACTGAAGCTTCCTTCAATAATGGAATGAATCCTCATGTCTACATAACTTATCGGCATATTGTTGCCGGTTTTTCCATGCTACCCTTTGCCTATTTTCTTGAAAG AAAGACGAGGCCAAAGTTAACTATAGCTTTGCTGTTGGAAATATTTGTACTCTCTCTACTGGG AGTGAGTTTAACACTGAACATGTACTTTGTGAGCTTGAACTACACCTCTCCGACACTTCTTGCCTCGATGGTCAACACTATAGCTTCCTTAACATTTGTACTAGCAGTCATTCTCAG GTTGGAAGATGCAAACATTCGAGATCCTAGAGGAATAGCAAAAATCATAGGAACCTTGGTTTCCTTGGCTGGGGTTATGACCATGACATTATACAAAGGACCTGTTGTGAAAAGCTTAGGGCATCCTCTCATCTACATCCACAGAGGGAATGGTGTTGTCCACGAGAACTGGTTAAAAGGCTCGATTCTCACTGCTGCTAGCTGCATTACGTGGTCAATATGGTACATCATGCAG GCTTACACTTTGAAAAGATATCCAGCACAACTATCACTGTCTACATGGATGAGTTTTGTTGGTGCAGCACAATCAGCTTTCTACACAGTAATTGTACAGCACAAACGAACAGCTTGGACCATGGATTTCAACATTGATTTCTGGTCTACTCTGTATGGG TTACTTTTGTGGGGAAAAGAAGATCCACAACCAGAAATGAATGAGAAAGAACAATGCTGCAAAACTAATGAAGTGCATCACGAAGATCCTAGGATGCAGAAATTCACATCAGATGCAGACAAATCTAATGCAGAACCTTGA
- the LOC129883124 gene encoding transcription factor bHLH104-like: MDQFDSFRDANWDLIDINSFIDEEVPSDFFWNDQTQNLRTVAELEGPLSSAAFQECIETECPRKRGRNESCNKQGNKACRERLRREKLNERFSDLCSVLEPGRPVKTDKMAILGDAIRILDQLKTESEEYKEMNQKLMEEIKTLKAEKNELREEKLALKAEKERMEQDLKATTAPASFIPPHPAAYQPAVNKIAVFPSYGYVPMWQYLQPSSRDTSQDHELRPPAA, from the exons ATGGATCAATTTGATTCATTTCGAGATGCCAATTGGGACCTAATTGATATCAACAGCTTCATAGATGAAGAAGTGCCGTCAGATTTCTTCTGGAATGATCAAACCCAGAATCTGAG AACTGTAGCAGAACTCGAGGGACCTCTCAGCAGTGCTGCATTTCAGGAGTGCATAGAAACAGAATGCCCTCGGAAAAG agGTCGTAATGAGTCTTGCAACAAACAAGGGAACAAAGCTTGCCGTGAGAGATTAAGAAGGGAAAAATTGAACGAAAG GTTTTCAGACTTATGCTCTGTTCTGGAACCCGGGAGACCTGTAAAAACAGACAAAATGGCCATACTTGGTGATGCCATTCGTATTCTAGACCAGCTGAAAACTGAATCTGAGGAATACAAAGAGATGAACCAAAAGCTTATGGAAGAGATTAAGACTTTGAAG GCAGAGAAGAATGAGCTTCGTGAAGAGAAACTTGCACTAAAGGCTGAAAAAGAGAGGATGGAGCAAGACTTGAAAGCTACGACTGCTCCAGCAAGTTTTATTCCACCTCATCCAGCAGCATATCAGCCGGCAGTAAATAAGATAGCGGTTTTCCCTAGTTATGGTTATGTGCCAATGTGGCAGTATCTACAACCATCTTCACGGGACACATCTCAAGATCATGAGCTCAGGCCTCCTGCTGCTTGA
- the LOC129883125 gene encoding electron transfer flavoprotein subunit beta, mitochondrial, producing MKIMVAIKRGVDYAVKIRVKPDKSGVETKNVKMSMNPFCEIALEEALRVKESGLASEVVAVSVGPAQFSETLRTGLAMGADRAIHVEAPENIYPLTIAKILKALVDVEKPGLLFLGKQAIDNDQNQTGQMVAGLLKWSQGTFASKVVLNKEKQVATVDREVDGGIETLCLDLPAVITTDLRLNQPRYATLPNIMKAKSKPIKKFTLQDLNIEIKSDLEVVEVTEPPKRKSGVILSSVDELIDKLKNEARVI from the exons ATGAAGATCATGGTAGCCATCAAACGTGGTGTTGATTACGCCGTCAAAATTCGAGTTAAACCCGACAAG AGTGGTGTGGAGACGAAAAATGTGAAGATGTCGATGAACCCATTTTGTGAAATTGCTTTGGAAGAAGCCTTGCGGGTCAAAGAATCGGGTTTGGCTTCAGAAGTGGTGGCTGTTAGTGTTGGGCCAGCTCAGTTTTCGGAGACTTTACGAACCGGGCTAGCTATGGGAGCAGATAGGGCAATCCATGTAGAAGCGCCTGAGAATATTTATCCACTTACAATTGCTAAGATTCTTAAAGCTCTTGTTGATGTTGAAAAGCCTGGTCTTCTTTTTCTTGGCAAACAG GCAATTGACAATGATCAAAACCAGACGGGCCAAATGGTTGCAGGACTTCTCAAGTGGTCGCAGGGAACGTTTGCCTCTAAG GTTGTGCTGAACAAAGAAAAACAGGTAGCTACAGTAGACAGAGAAGTTGATGGTGGTATCGAGACATTGTGTTTGGATTTGCCTGCAGTAATCAC CACCGATTTGAGGCTGAACCAGCCAAGATATGCAACACTCCCCAACATAATGAAAGCAAAGTCGAAGCCAATAAAGAAATTCACACTGCAAGACTTGAACATTGAGATCAAATCTGATTTGGAAGTAGTTGAAGTAACCGAACCTCCCAAAAGGAAATCTGGTGTCATCCTTTCATCTGTAGATGAGCTGATTGACAAGCTGAAGAATGAAGCACGCGTAATTTGA
- the LOC129881852 gene encoding RING-H2 finger protein ATL16, whose amino-acid sequence MDLMRLKYFESFAHMKNHPISPPTSVSIFGSPIHSSSNHAGFPIIAVAIIGILATGILLVSYYIFVIKCCLNWHRIDLLRRFSFSRNRRIEDPLMVYSPAVENRGLDESVIRSIPVFKYKKREENSRIHCECAVCLNEFEENEKLRVIPNCAHIFHIDCIDVWLQNNANCPLCRNSISSSTTINTKLLLFPLDPIIAPSSTPHQDPNLENFRDEDYVVIEISNNHQERLLTAGEITGHFSISPSPRKTEQQKVPSRKCKNVTSMGDECINMRKKNDEFGGIQPIRRSFSMDSATDRQLYAAVQEIIMQQQRQVTDVSLFESSSSRVKRSFFSFGHGRGSRNVVLPIHLEP is encoded by the coding sequence atGGATCTGATGAGACTAAAATACTTTGAATCTTTTGCACACATGAAAAATCATCCAATTAGTCCTCCAACTTCTGTTTCAATCTTTGGTTCACCTATACATTCTTCATCTAATCATGCTGGCTTTCCTATTATAGCAGTTGCCATTATTGGAATATTGGCAACTGGTATTTTACTAGTTAGTTACTACATTTTTGTGATCAAATGTTGTTTGAATTGGCACAGAATTGATCTCTTGAGACGATTTTCGTTCTCAAGAAATCGACGTATTGAAGACCCTTTAATGGTTTACTCACCAGCAGTAGAAAATCGGGGATTAGATGAATCCGTGATTCGTTCAATCCCCGTATTTAAGTACAAGAAAAGggaagaaaattcaagaattcattGTGAATGTGCTGTTTGTTTGAATGAGTTTGAAGAAAATGAGAAGTTAAGAGTTATACCAAATTGTGCACATATTTTTCATATTGATTGTATTGATGTTTGGCTTCAAAACAATGCAAATTGTCCACTTTGTAGGAATAGCATTTCATCATCTACAACAATTAACACAAAATTGTTGTTGTTCCCTTTGGATCCAATCATTGCTCCAAGTTCCACACCTCATCAAGATCCAAATCTTGAAAATTTTAGAGATGAAGATTATGTTGTCATAGAAATATCAAACAATCATCAAGAAAGGTTGTTGACTGCAGGGGAAATAACAGGGCATTTTTCGATTAGTCCATCACCAAGAAAAACAGAACAACAAAAAGTTCCATCAAGAAAATGTAAAAATGTAACAAGTATGGGAGATGAGTGTATTAACATGAGGAAGAAAAATGATGAATTTGGTGGAATTCAGCCTATAAGAAGATCATTTTCAATGGATTCAGCGACGGATCGACAACTTTACGCAGCAGTTCAAGAGATTATAATGCAGCAGCAAAGGCAAGTTACTGATGTTAGTCTCTTTGAAAGTAGCAGTAGCAGAGTAAaaagatcatttttttcttttggacaTGGAAGAGGATCAAGAAATGTTGTTTTACCTATTCATTTAGAGCCATAA